The stretch of DNA GGTCGTAGGAGGCTGTGGTTCGTGAACACCGACTCCCCGCTCTCAGAGGTACCGGTGCCCGGCAATGGTGGTGGCAGAGGGGCACAAAAGCCCTTCGTGAAGTGGGCCGGAGGCAAAGGGCAACTCGTGGAGGAGCTCGCTGCGCGTCTGCCCAGGCACTACGCCGCCTACCACGAACCTTTCGTGGGCGGAGGTGCGCTGTTCTTCCACCTTGCTCCAGCGGCGGCATTCCTGTCCGACCTCAATGAAGAGCTCATCAACGCGTACCTCGTCGTCAGGGACGACTGCGATTCGTTGATACGCAGCCTCAAGAAACACAAGAACGAGCGGGCGTACTACTATGAAATCCGAGCTCTCGACCCGGCCCTCCTGGACCCGGTGGAGAGAGCATCGAGGTTCATTTACCTCAACAAGACCTGTTACAACGGACTGTATCGCGTGAACAGAAGGGGCGAGTTCAACGTGCCGTACGGCAGGCACGAGAACCCCGTCTACGCCGACGAAGCGCAACTGCGCCTTGCCAGCAAGACCCTTGAACGAGCGGACGTCAGGGTCGCTGACTTCGGAGTCGTGCTCGACCGGGCGCGACCTGGCGACTTCGTGTATTTTGACCCGCCTTACCAGCCGATCAGCACGACGGCGAGGTTCACCGGCTACACCCCGGACGCGTTTGACGAATCTCAACAGGAGCGGCTTGCGGACGTGTTCCATGAACTCGACGCAAGAGGATGCTACTTGATGCTCAGCAACTCAGCTTCGCCTCTGGTACAGCGACTATACAGCGGATACAGGATTGAGACGCTGATGGCGAGGCGGCACATCAACTGCAAGAGAGAAAGGAGAGGCGCTGTTCCCGAAGTCCTCGTGCTGAACTACTGAGAAGCGAGGCGCATCCAACGTCGACTGGACGCCAGGAGGCTTGTTCGGCCAAGGGCCAGCGGACCAAGGCCGCGTGGTCTCGTGACTCGGTGATCTCGTGACTCGGTGGCCTCGTGACTCGGCGGAAGCGAGGCCGTCGTCATTCAAACAAACGGACCAGTCTTCCCGTGAGGAACTCGATCCCCTTGACGGGGTTTGGAACAGGCACTCCGATCGTTTGGAGGAAGCTTACCGCGAAAGCAATGAGAACGAGCGCGATGAAGAGCGCGAGTTCACCGCGTTCCTTTCTCCGCAGTATTCCTGGCATCTCCCACGCAATGATGGCGACGAACGCAAGTATCAACAACACTGCCTGCACCCACGATTCCCCCCCAACGGCGCCCCTGGTTCCAACTGAGCCCGGTGCCCTCTCCGCCCGGCGCGGTCCCCGGGCGACGCGGAGGGCGGCGAACGTTCGCCCGGAACAGCGGCGCGCCCCTGACGCTTCAAGACGTCACTACCCCGAGACGTCATCTTATGTCCAGGCTCTGGAGCGTTAGGCCCATCCTTCGAAGTTTCGCCTTTACCTCGACCTTCACATCTACCTTGCGAAACTCCTCATCCCATCTGTCCCTGAACTCCTCGCTCCATTTCCTCGGGTACCTGCGGTTGAGCTCGGCGCCGAACCCGAAGATATCCGAACCGAGTTCTTGCGCTCTAGCAACAGCAGCCAACACCTCGTTCTCGATCACGGCTGCCATCCTCCGCTCCATACTGGACCAGATTTCCGGTGTCCCGAGGAGGTCGACGAAACCCTGGACGTCGGCCACGTTGGCCTCAGCCTCAACCTTCACCGTGACCCCGACCTTGCCGTCCTTGAGCTCCAGCTTGAAACCGCTCCTCGCCCCGAGGATCTCGAGCCCCACGAACTTGCCTTGCTCGCGAGGGTTCTCGATGACGATGACCCCGCTCCGCACTTTGCCCGCGATCCAGTTGTACCCCCTCGTCTCCTCCTTGTCGAGCCAGCCGACCAAACGGTCGTCTTTGAAAACCGCGGCCCCGGTGAGCCTGGCCGTTCCGCCCATAGTCTCCCGCTCAAGTTCCCCGCGAATGTCGAATCTCTGCGGCCTGGGAACGATCTCCGCCCGAGTGGCTATGGGTTCTATTCCTTCCCCCTTGAGTCTCTGCAGGAAATCGTTCAGCATTCCTTCGCCGACAGTCGAGAGTCCCCTGCGGGCACCCTCCAAAATGCCCATGCCACCTTCCGACGGCATTCGCTCGAGCTCGAACTCAACCTGCAGAAGATCTGAGGCCTTGGCCCCCTTGGCAACTATCATCCACACCCGACGGCGCGACTCTCCGTCGCGTGCAATGACGTCCAGAGCGTCCGCGAGGCCCCTCCGCGCGAACTCCTCACCGATTAAGATGAACCGGTTGTGACCCCAGAACGGGCGCCGCGGCGACTGTGACAAGAGGTTCCGCACGGCTTCGAACACGGTGTATCCCGTGCTGCTCACTGACCAGAAAGGCCTCTCTTCGGTGGCCGCGCGTCCGCCCTCTCCGCCTCCTATGGCAAAAGGCTTCGCTATGTGAACCGTGAGCTGAATCTTGCCCTCCTCCGCCGCTTCATCGAGTCCGGCAGCGAGGACGAATCCCAAGCTCTCTATCTCCCTTCGGTTCCAGCACCCGGCCGTGTTTGCCAAGACCACCGCGAGGAGGAGCAAGAGAACGACGCATTTGAGCCCTTTTGACAACACCCGGGTCACCTCCGACGATCACGGCCGGGGTAGAGCTTCCCTCGTAAGAGAGCAGTAGCGTAAAGGACAAGTGTTGTGCCTACGATAACAACGAAGGAGTAGATTCCGAAGTTCTCGAACTCGAGGAATCTCTGCAAAGCGGGGTTGCTGTCATAGAACAGGATGCCGAAGGCAACGATCATTGCGCCAAGCGGATACGCGAACGACTGATACCGCGAGACGCCGAACAGCTGAGCAAGTCCGACAGCGCTCGCCCAGAGGAACAGAGCCAGCTTGATCACTCCGCTCAGGGTCCAGGCCGCAAGGATGACAGCCTCGATCCTCTCGAAGAAGGCGGCGATGCTGATCATACGGGTCAGGCTGAAAGCCGGCATCACAATGTCCGACGCGCAAGGTCCGAATACAGCCGCCAAGTCCACCACGAACCACGTCATCACCAGCCCGCTGACGAAAACCGCGTATAGTGAAAAGCGCGTCGCGTCCCTCGGCCGAGTCAGACAGGGAATGACCATGCCGAGGATGATCAATTCCAGGTAGAAGGAGGCGATCATCCCGATCGGAGCGATGAGTGGGCGAAATCCTCGCGCAAGAACCGGGGCGAGGTTCTTGGGATTCATCTGGTCATAGGGAAGCACCAGCACGAGCAAGGCGAGGCTGAGAACAACCCACATGGTGCTTTCCCCTAGCCGTGCCACGACCTCGAGACCGCTCCGGGCGGCGTTCGCCGCGAGGAGCACGGCCCCAACCATGAAAACGATGATCGGCGTCTCCGGCATGACAGCGACTGTGTACGCTTCTCCTACCTCTCTCGCGGTACTGGAGGCCACTAGGACCCAGTACCATATGAGCACCATGCCCACGAGCTTCCCCAGGTACTTGCCCAACAGCAACTCCGCTTGCTCAATGACGGTCTTGTCAGGAAACCTGATCCCAAGGTAAGCGACGAGCATTACGAAAGGCACGGTTATCGCCGTCCCGACTATTGCCACAATCCAAGCGTCCTGCGGCTGCTGAACCGCTGCTGCCGTCGGAAACGCCATGGTCACCAGGACCAGCCGCGTCAACACGAGCAGCCCGGCAAGCTGTCTAGCTGATATCCTCCCGCCTTCGACCTTGGTCATTCTTCGTCCTCCAGGTCGTCAAGATGGTGGATCTCTCGCTCTTCGGGAGGAGAAGGCCTGGGGCGAAGCCCGGGCGCCTGCCTGATGGGAGCCTTTCCGCCTATGTATTGGGGCCGAGTCCTCATCGCCCACCAGGGTGCCCGAACCAAGGCATCTTTGAGGTCGGAGAACACCATCGGAGCAAGCGGCTCCAGATACGGCACCCCGAATGACCGTAGACAGGTCAGGTGAATGAATATGGCGAACAACCCGCCGACCACGCCAAATAGTCCGAGTGCCCCGCCTAGTGCGGTGAGGAGGAAACGCAGGAGCCGTGCGGCAATAGCTAGACTGAACACCGGAGTGGCGAACGACGCGATCCCGGTGAACGCCACTACCATGACCATGGCCGGCGAGGCAAGACCCGCCCGTATGGCCGCGTCCCCGACGACCAGGGCCCCTATGATGCTGACTGCCTGCCCGACTATCCGAGGCAAACGGATACCCGCTTCTCTTAGGGTCTCAAAGACAAACTCCATCAGAAGGGCTTCAACTACAGCGGGGAATGGTATGCCCTCCCTCTGAGCGGCGATGCTCAGCACGAGTGGAGTTGGGAGCATCTCTTGATGGAAAGTGGTCACGGCCACGTAGAACGCGGGCAGCGTAAGTGAAATGATGAACGCGGCCGTCCTGAGCAGTCTTATCGCCGACCCGATGAAGTACCGCTCGTAATAGTCCTCGCTGGAAGTAAGGAACATGGTGAACGTGGCTGGAACGACTAGAGCGAACGGGGTGCCGTCGGTGAGAACCGCGACTCTGCCCTCGAGCAAGCCCGAGGTGACTCTGTCAGGTCGTTCCGTGCGCCATACGGTCGGGAAGGGAGAAAGCGGGGCATCCTCGATGAATTCCTCTATGGTGCCGCTCTCGTGGATGGCGTCCACATCGATCCTCTTGAGCCGGTTCCGCACCTCCTGAACGATCTTCTCGTTGGCCACCCCCTCGACATACGCGACGGCAACCCTGGTCCGCGTGATACGCCCGATCGTCATCTCCTCTATCCGAAGCTGAGGCCCCATGATCCTGCGGCGCAGTAGACTCGTGTTCGTGCGGAGCGCCTCCACGAACCCCTCTTTGGATCCCCTCACCGTGGCCTCAGAGGTCGGCTCCTCGACGGCTCTGTGTTCCCAGCCACGCACGGCGCAGACGAGTCCCTTTCCAACCCCGTCGATCAGCACTCCGCCGTCTCCGCGAGCGACGCCGTCGACGAAGTCGTCCAGAGAGTCGACTTCCTCGACTCCGCTCGTCGCGAGGAGACGGGCCTTGAGGTCCTCGTACGCTTCCTTCGCGCCGCTCCAGTCGCGCTCGGCATCGGTGATGCGCTCGATGACCATCTCGACGAGAAGCCTCTTGTCCACGAGACCGTCTATGTGAACCACGAGGACGGAGACAGTGCCCCTGGCGCCGACGCGCATTTCCCGCAACGCCAGGTCTGAGCTATTGCCGAACGCGGCTTTGATCTCCTCGGTATTGACGGCTAGGTCCGGTGATATCCGTCGCCCCTGCGGCTCCGAAGGACGCGTCTCCGCTCGTTCAGACGCACGTGCGCGCGCTATTCGCCGTAAGAGAGCCCGTAGCAACGCGTCGAACAGTGCCCCTCACCTCCCCTCGCGCTGAGTCCACCACCCCTCGCCATGGTCACCTCGTGGGGCCAGGGAGCTACCAGGTGATAGTGGTACTGGAGGCTCATTATCACTCTTGCCTCTAACGAACGGGTTTATACTTGCCGTCCCTGAGTCTTGCGGAGGAATCAGCGGACTCAAACCGAGGAGGAGCGATCGCGCGGCGATAGCCGGCCGGACGCATGTGGGATTAGTCGTGCGGAAGAAAACGCGGATTCGTCTCTGGCGGGGAGCGCTATCGTGCCTGTATGAGGGGGAGCCGCATTGAACGACGTCATCGGAGTCAACTAAGTCTTCGGGGGCGCCCCACCCTGCCCCCGCCTCACGGCATCACACGGGCCGGCAGCGACGGTCGCGACAGGGCGACGGCGGGCCTCGCACTCCCGCCCAGACGCGCCGCCAAACGACCGTCGCTCGACCGCCGCTGCGTCGAACTCGCGCTCATACTCACGCCTTGGCTTCTCTTGCCTTCAGCTTCTCGATGTGGTCCACGATCTTGACGATGAAGTCCACAACGCTCATTAACACGTCTGACTCGTAATCTTCGACCCGTCCCCTGTCGCAAAGCTCAGACAGCTTCGGGTCGAGCGGCAGCGTGGCGAGGAGTGGCACATCAGTAGCCCCTGAGACGGCTTGCCCCCTGCTCGGCCCGAAAACCTCGTGCTTGGCCCCGCAGTGCGGGCACATGACGTAGCTCATGTTCTCCACGAGGCCCAAGAGCTGGGTCTTTAGTATCCTCGCCATCTTGATGGCTTTCTTGACGACCATCACAGCAAGGTCTTGCGGTGACGAGACTATCACTATCCCATCCAAGGGCAGCGACTGCATGACGGTGAGTGGAGCGTCCCCGGTGCCCGGCGGGAGGTCAACGAAGAGGTAGTCGAGGTCTCCCCAGACGACGTCAGTCCAGAACTGCTTGACGACGTTCGCGATTATGGGGCCGCGCCATATGACGGGATCGTCCTCATGCGGGAGCAGCAGGTTGATGGACATGACGGGTATCTTCAGGGTCTCGCTTTGCACCGGGAGCAGTCCAAACTCGAAGCTGTCCGCGCGTTTCTTGATGCCGAACATCTTCGGGATGCTCGGACCCGTTATGTCCGCATCGAGCACCCCTACGCTATATCCCTGCCTCGCGAAGGCTGTGGCGAGGAGGGCCGTGACGGACGATTTCCCGACTCCGCCCTTGCCGCTCATGATCGCCACGACATGGCGAATGTCATTGAACTGGCTCTGGGGGAGCTTCTCGATGGCCGATTTCCCCTTGTCCGGGTGAGGCTCGTCGCTCTCGGTTCTTTCGTGTCCCAGCGGGCACGTGCCTTTCGCTGCCTCTTGGCACGAACCGCAGTCCTCAGGAGAGCAGGCTCCTTGGGGAGTCGCTTGCGGGTGGCGGTCTCCCTCCATCTCGCGGTCTTGTCTGGTCTCGCTCATAAGTCATCCTCCTATCCCTTCTATGGCACGCTCGTCGGTTTGAGGCTCTCGATGAGGAAGGGTCCGCGCTTCACGAATCCTTTTGGCGCCTCACGCAGGACTCGCATCGTGCCCGGTTCTCGTATATGCGGCATCCTGAGCACAAGTCGGCCTTGTCGAGCACCATGTGGCAGTGCGTTCCCTCCTCCCTCCAGCAAGCCTTGGTGCGCGCACCAGGCTCCTTCCGTGTTCCACCGGGGCAATTGTCGAGCCACCAGCACGGATACATGTCCACAACCTGTCTGACGCCGGCGAGGTTGAGGCCCTTGCGCTCGGTCAAGCACCTGATGAACTTCAGCCGTCTGACGTCATTCGCAGAGTACAGGCGATGCCCCTTTCGGCGAACCGGGTTCACGAGCTTGTGCCGCTCCCAGATCCGAAGGGTCTCGGGGTGAACGTGAAGGAGATCGGCGATGACCCCTATGGTATACACTGGCACGTTTTCACTGACGACCAAGCAGGGCACCTCCTTCTCGACTCGTGGACACCGCCCAGGCACATTCTATATGTACTAATAGCGTTTGTAAATAACTTCTCTAGAATATGTCGATGTGTTATCATGGTGGTTCTCCGATAGCTGCCTCGAAGGGCCGTCCTCTTCTTGGTGTGTTCCTTGCGTTTCCTGTTGACGGAAGACCGGAGAGATCCTATACTTGTTTTGAGCATATGCTTGCTACATGCACGAGGTTATGGAGGTGGATACGATGCCGCGACGCGATGGCACTGGCCCTGCGGGGCAGGGTCCGGGAACTGGCGGAGGCTTCGGAGGCGGCTTTGGAAGAGGAATGAGTCGAATGGGGGGACCTAAGGCTGGAGCAGGCCCTGTGGGGGAATGCGTCTGCCCGGCCTGCGGCACGGTCGTGCCCCATCAACGGGGGATCCCTTGTTACCGGATGACCTGCCCTCAGTGCGGCGCAGCACTCATTAGGAGGTAGCCGGTCTGCGCATGACGCCAAGACAGCGGAAAGCCTCAAAGGGATCTTTTCACCCAGATTCTTGACATATGTTCACAATGGCGGGTATACTAGTAATGAGCTTATGAACATTACTCACAGACACCCAGAGGTATAAGGGTCATGATGGAAAGCGTTCCTCAACAACCGGATAGAAGGTCTGCCGAGGGCTTCCGAATCACCCCTCAGCGCCGAACCGTGCTGGAGACCCTGAAAAGCCATCCGGGCCAGCACCTGACAGCAGAGGAGATCCACGAGACCGCCAATGCTACTGGCTCCAAGTTGAGCATGGCAACGGTATACCGCGCTCTCTCCGGTCTGGAAAAGCTGGGGCTCGTCAGCAAGCTGGCCGTTGGAAAGAGACCCGCGACTTACGAACTCATTCCCAAGCACTCTCAGCCGCACTGCCATCTGATCTGCCTTGGCTGCGGAAGGGTATTCGAGGTCCGCGGTGTGCTGCCCGAAGGCCTGGTGGAAGTGGTCGCAGAGACCCAAAACTTTCAGGTGGCCCGTGGATCAGTGGAAATCTTCGGTTACTGTGAAAGCTGCGAACAAAGACGCTGCGGACAGAGACAAGAAACTCCGAGACTAAGGGGGGTATAAGCTGTGCCACGAGGCGATGGAAGGGGACCGCTGGGTCATGAGACGAGGCCTTGGTTTGTGGCGAAGAGGGAGGGCCGGTGCAAGAGGCCGTAGGAGGTGGTGGCAACAGTGGTAGCAGACAACAGTGACAGCAAAGAAAGGGACACAGCAGGACTGAAGGAGGTGTGGAAGATGCCAGGAGGAGACGGAACAGGCCCTGCGGGTCTAGGCCCGATGACAGGAAGGGCGGCAGGATACTGCGCCGGGTACCCTGTTCCCGGGTACATGAATCCGGTTGGCATTGGGGGCGCGGGCTTCTGGCGTGGACCCCATGTCCGCTGGGGAGTCGGGTTTGGCCGCGGCAGAGGTTGGAGACGGATGTACTACGCAACCGGGCTGCCGGGTTGGGCACGATTTGCCTACCCTAGCTGGGCTCCAGGATGTTGGCCCGCACCCGCAGCAGCTTACCCCATGTACTACGGCTCCCCCGTGGCGGGGGCCCCGTACGCGGGAGGAGATCCGAAGGAGGCAGCCAAGGCTGCGGCTGACGAGGAGATTGCGTTTCTGAAGGGGCAAGCGGAGCTTCTTAAGGAAGAGCTCAAGGCGGTCGAAGAACGCCTCAAAGAGCTGTCTGGCCCTGAAAAGGGCAAGACCGAAGAAGACAGGTAGCTCGCTGAGGGGGATGGTAAAGTGACATTGGCAATAACCGCTCAGGGCAGGGACTTGGACGCACCCATCGATCCGCGCTTCGGAAGGTGCCAGTACTTCGTGATCATCGACTCGGACACCGAGAGGTTTGAGGCCTTCACCAACCAGAGCCTCGCGGCGTCGGGTGGCGCGGGCATCCAGAGCGCTCAATTCCTCGCAGACCGCAAGGTTGATGCGGTCATCACCGGAAATGTGGGTCCTAACGCGGCACGAGCTCTGAGGGGGGCCGGTATCGAGGTTTACACCGTGACCTCGGGAACGGTGCGGGAAGCTCTCAAAGCGTTCAGAGAAGGTAACCTGAAGACAGTATCGGAAGCCACGGTGAGCTCGCATTTTGGGATGGGACATATGCGCTGAGCGAAGATCTGCGAGCGACTCTGGCTCGCGGAAGGGTTGCCGGTGCCGAGCTTTGCAAGCAGATGCACTGCCCGTGTCGCGCCCCAGTCGAATTCGTGTCCGACGCGGGCATCCAAGACCTTCTGTCCCTTATCACGCGCGAGCGCCGGCGATCCCCGTGATCGTGCTGTCAGGGAGCAGTGACGAAGACTCGCGGCGCCCCACAGGGTCCAGCAGTGGAGGCGCCGCAATTGGAGGAGGTTGCAGGGATAGTGAAGATCGCTGTGGCGACAGACGGCCTTATGGTTGCGGCACACTTCGGCCGGTGTCCCGAGTACACCATAGTTACGGTGGACGATAGCCGAAAGGTGACCGACAAAATCGTGATCCCCAACCCAGGACACGAACCGGGCTTCTTGCCCGAATATCTTTCGAAGCTCGGGGTTTCGTGCATCATCGCCGGCGGCATGGGACCGAGGGCGCAGGGTCTTTTTGCCGAGAAGAACATCCAGACCGTGACGGGAGCTTCAGGGCTCGTGACCGAGGTAATTGATTCGTACCTCACGGGCTCGCTCAAACCTGGAGAAAGCCTGTGCGAGCACGGTGATCGTCACCAGGGGTGTGACCGACACGACGAGCACCACGACGAGCATCGCGGAGGATGCGGCCGGTGAGCCGGCCGCGACCGGCCCCGCGGCAACCGGCCCCGCGGCAGATGCGAAACGGTGGAGACAGCTGATGGTTGTAGCGATAGCGAGTGGAAAGGGCGGAACCGGAAAGACCACTGTAGCGGTGAATCTCGCCTTGACTCTCTCAGGCGACATGCCTGTACAAGTAGTCGATTGCGATGTCGAGGAACCGAACGTGCACTTGTTCCTTCGCCCCGCGATCGAGGTCTCGGAAGAGGTCACCCTGCCTGTGCCGGTCGTTGACAAGACACTATGCAACGGGTGCGGCAGGTGCGGCGAAGTCTGTGCCTTCAACGCGGTCATCGCCATCGACACCCAGGTGATGGTCTTTCCCGAGCTATGTCACGGATGCGGGGGATGCACTCGGTTCTGTCCGGTAGGTGCCATATCGGAAGAGCCGAGGGGGATAGGCATCGTCGAATGCGGGCGCGCGGGACGGATCGAGTTCGTCCAAGGCAGAGTCAACGTCGGTAACCCTCTGGTTCCCCCGGTAGTCAGGGCGGTAAAAGCCAAGATCGACCGCGCCCGGCCAAAGGTCGTCATCGTGGACGCTCCACCCGGCACGTCGTGTCCTGTGGTCGCGTCCGTCAAGGATAGCGACTTCTGCGTGCTCGTGACCGAGCCAACGCCATTCGGTCTCAACGATCTCACTTTGGCGGTCGACATGGCAAGAGAACTGGACGTTCCCTTCGGTGTGGTTATCAATCGCTCGGGACTCGGCAACAAGGACGTGCTGGCGTATTGCAGGTGCGAGAAGATACCCGTACTGCTGGAGATCGCCTTCGACCGAAGGTATGCGGCGTGCTACGCCAGGGGAGGACGGCTCGTGGAGGAGTTTCCGGAGCTTCGGGAGGCTTTCCGGGGTCTGTGGCGAAGGATTGGCGTTTTGGCGAAAGCTGGTTAGACCGGCGCTCACCTCGAGCCAACCCTCCCGGTGCCAGCGGCCCGGCGAGAGTCGAGCGTCGCAGACGCGGGTCGCAGAAGCTGAACGAGCCGTCCAAGTGAGCAAGTGGGCTGGAGCTCTGGAGTCGAAGGGATGAAGTAAACGTGAAAGAACTACTGGTCGTAAGCGGCAAGGGAGGCACGGGGAAGACCTCCCTGGTCGGAGCGTTCGCGGTGTTGGCAGAGAACAAGGTCCTGGCTGACTGCGATGTGGACGCATCTGACCTCCACCTTCTCCTCAAGCCCCAGGTGCGCGAGACCAAGGAGTTCTACGGCTCGAAGAAGGCTGTGCTCCACAGCGAAAGATGCAACGGGTGCCTCGTCTGCGTGGATGTCTGCCGGTTCGGCGCGATCAGCGTGGGTAGAAGCGGTCGCAGGAGCGTGCTTCAGGGCGAGATCCGCATCGATCCCGTCTCATGTGAGGGATGCGCGGTGTGCTCCCATGCTTGCCCCCAGGGAGCCATAACCATGGCCGAGAACCTCTCAGGTCACTGGTTCATCTCAGATACGCCGTACGGGCCTCTCGTCCACGCCAGGCTTGGCGTTGCTGAGGAGAACTCGGGCAAGCTCGTAACCCAAGTGCGCCGCCAGGCTCGGTCCATAGCGGAAGAACGAGGATCCGGATATATCATCACGGACGGCCCGCCCGGGATAGGCTGCCCGGTGATATCGTCCATTTCGGGAGTGGACCTAGCCCTCATCGTGACGGAACCCACGGTCGCCGGATCGCACGACATGGCGCGGATCCTTGAGCTCGCAAGGCACTTCGGCGTCAACGCGATGGTCTGCATCAACAAGTACGATCTCGACGAAGGCAGGACCGAAGACATCGAGCGATACTGTCGAAGAGAGGGGATACGGCTCGCAGGAAGGATACCCTTCGATGAAGAAGTCGTCAATGCCCTGGCAAGAGGGGCGCCAGCGGTGATGTCCCCGGCAGGCGCCGGTCGGACGGAGGGAAGAGCCTCAAGAGCGATGCGAGAAGTCTGGACGGAGGTCTCGTCGCGCCTTGGGTAGACCGCCTCCCTTGTGATGCGTGCCCGGATGGCGCTCGGCCGTGGTAGGGTGCACACGAGGTATCCGAGATGTGAGACGCGTGGAGACCGCGAATGGCCCATGAGGAGCTGATCGATGTGAGCGAGACTGCCCAAGTCAAGGTCACCGTTGCATTCTCGCGTCCGCGTTCGAAGGCTTATTCGAAGGCTCAGCTCAAAGGCAGGGATGGGCAAACGTGTTCTACTACAATGAGAAGGTTCTGGAGCATTTTCTCAACCCCAGAAACGTGGGTGAGATCCCCGATGCTGACGGGGTCGGGATGATCGGCGACCCCTCATGCGGCGACTATCTCAAGATCTTCATAAAGGTCGATAACGGGAGGCTAGTGGACGTCAAGTTCAAGTTGTACGGCTGTCCGGCGGCCATCGGAACCACCAGCGTGACCACCGAGCTGGCCATGGGTAGAACTCTCGCGGAAGCCTATCAAATCTCTGACGAAGACGTACTCAAGGCACTCGGGGGTCTCCCGGACCAGAAAATCCACTGCTCCGTGCTGGGGCCGGCCGCGCTTCGCTTGGCCATTCTCGATTGCATCTCGAAAGCCAAGAAACGCGCAGCTAACAACCAGCATGCCGAGCCTGCCGCAGGCTAGGACAATCGCATCTTTCAAGAACGGCATCGCTCGGGCGCCGCGGCATCCGTGTCATTCTCCGGCCGGCTCATCCGGACTCGTGTCGCCCTCACGGGTGCCTTGGTCACCGCAGCCGATCCTCATGTTGCCAAAGTAGCGCGGAGCCGCATAGATGCCGGGAAGCGGGGCCCAGCTCATGAATCTGCCCCCGTCAGGCGAGGCATAGGGCGAATTGGAGCAGACATTCAATCGCCATTCTTCGCAGCCATCCGTGCTCCTTCCGAATGCTTCGAAGGGTATGAAAACCTCGGAAAGCCACGTACCGTCCTCGACCCGACTTGCGACCACCCAGTCATGGTCCCACGAAGGCCCGCCAAGCCTGGTCGCGTCGTAGCGCGTTCCCAAGGAGTTGAACGCGAAATGATAGAAGAGGCTTCCGGAGCACGTCGGGTCGATGAAGATCTCAATTGAGTCATCGTAGAACACCGGCCCATCCCGAGTAGCCACGGGTCCTCCGCGTCCGGCGCCCGCACCGTTACCGCCGCCTACGCGGTTTCCGTCGCTGAGCGACGGCGAGTCAGGCACGGGAGGGGCGAAAGCAGTGAACGCAAAGTACAGTCCGTCTGCGTCGTGAACTATCTTCGCCTGGGCACACCGTTTAGGCCAAGTGCGTCCAGGCTTCATCACGTCGCAACACAAGCTGATCGGGGTCGCCTTGAGCCAGGCAGTATCGGATGGCTCGCCATCGACGCGAGGAGGCGGGTCCACGAACGGAACCGCTACCGTGGGTAGGAGCGCACTGGACTGCCCTTCCCCTCCGGAAAGAACGGCAGTGGCGAGGCTCGGGGCGAGGCTCGGGGCGAGGGAGTCCGCATCCTCCGCGGTCGGGCCAGTGGCCGCGGGAGCGACATCATGGGCGGTGGCCGCAACACTGGCAGAGGCAGAGCCGGAGGCGGAGCTGGCCGTCGGGGCCCCAGGAACAAGGAAGTCTCGAACCGCCGATGCGACGTCGGACGTGAGGTACGCCTGGGCGAAGAGGACGGCTCCCGCTGCTCCCTCCTCCTTCAGTATCTTGAGC from Bacillota bacterium encodes:
- a CDS encoding ATP-binding protein; amino-acid sequence: MVVAIASGKGGTGKTTVAVNLALTLSGDMPVQVVDCDVEEPNVHLFLRPAIEVSEEVTLPVPVVDKTLCNGCGRCGEVCAFNAVIAIDTQVMVFPELCHGCGGCTRFCPVGAISEEPRGIGIVECGRAGRIEFVQGRVNVGNPLVPPVVRAVKAKIDRARPKVVIVDAPPGTSCPVVASVKDSDFCVLVTEPTPFGLNDLTLAVDMARELDVPFGVVINRSGLGNKDVLAYCRCEKIPVLLEIAFDRRYAACYARGGRLVEEFPELREAFRGLWRRIGVLAKAG
- a CDS encoding NifB/NifX family molybdenum-iron cluster-binding protein — protein: MTLAITAQGRDLDAPIDPRFGRCQYFVIIDSDTERFEAFTNQSLAASGGAGIQSAQFLADRKVDAVITGNVGPNAARALRGAGIEVYTVTSGTVREALKAFREGNLKTVSEATVSSHFGMGHMR
- a CDS encoding DUF5320 domain-containing protein translates to MPGGDGTGPAGLGPMTGRAAGYCAGYPVPGYMNPVGIGGAGFWRGPHVRWGVGFGRGRGWRRMYYATGLPGWARFAYPSWAPGCWPAPAAAYPMYYGSPVAGAPYAGGDPKEAAKAAADEEIAFLKGQAELLKEELKAVEERLKELSGPEKGKTEEDR
- a CDS encoding iron-sulfur cluster assembly scaffold protein — translated: MFYYNEKVLEHFLNPRNVGEIPDADGVGMIGDPSCGDYLKIFIKVDNGRLVDVKFKLYGCPAAIGTTSVTTELAMGRTLAEAYQISDEDVLKALGGLPDQKIHCSVLGPAALRLAILDCISKAKKRAANNQHAEPAAG
- a CDS encoding ATP-binding protein; this translates as MKELLVVSGKGGTGKTSLVGAFAVLAENKVLADCDVDASDLHLLLKPQVRETKEFYGSKKAVLHSERCNGCLVCVDVCRFGAISVGRSGRRSVLQGEIRIDPVSCEGCAVCSHACPQGAITMAENLSGHWFISDTPYGPLVHARLGVAEENSGKLVTQVRRQARSIAEERGSGYIITDGPPGIGCPVISSISGVDLALIVTEPTVAGSHDMARILELARHFGVNAMVCINKYDLDEGRTEDIERYCRREGIRLAGRIPFDEEVVNALARGAPAVMSPAGAGRTEGRASRAMREVWTEVSSRLG
- a CDS encoding NifB/NifX family molybdenum-iron cluster-binding protein — translated: MEEVAGIVKIAVATDGLMVAAHFGRCPEYTIVTVDDSRKVTDKIVIPNPGHEPGFLPEYLSKLGVSCIIAGGMGPRAQGLFAEKNIQTVTGASGLVTEVIDSYLTGSLKPGESLCEHGDRHQGCDRHDEHHDEHRGGCGR
- a CDS encoding transcriptional repressor — translated: MMESVPQQPDRRSAEGFRITPQRRTVLETLKSHPGQHLTAEEIHETANATGSKLSMATVYRALSGLEKLGLVSKLAVGKRPATYELIPKHSQPHCHLICLGCGRVFEVRGVLPEGLVEVVAETQNFQVARGSVEIFGYCESCEQRRCGQRQETPRLRGV